One genomic window of Methanosalsum zhilinae DSM 4017 includes the following:
- a CDS encoding hydantoinase/oxoprolinase family protein, producing the protein MNIIGIDIGGANTKIASANGELVEIHYMPMWKGNGLDDLLRVIAKRIRPDMVSAVMTGELADCFESKKEGIRFIADHIEEAFDCPVHYINQSGYFAPLEDIPSFAAANWAASSRMIALEKGDCVFVDMGSTTTDIIPVLSGRHMAENTDFKRLRAKQLVYTGILRTNIAALLPSVMLSSGECLTSSELFATSADAYMLLGDIDRHTYISQTADCAGKDRINCMRRIARVVCADLTEISESGIMSIAGQVKEKQKSIIGDAVEEVAEKYGLNKVICAGIGEFLVSEVCRERGLEYEPASRVWGSEVSGAFPAYSAARLLEMKYNENSER; encoded by the coding sequence ATGAATATAATAGGAATAGATATCGGTGGTGCAAATACCAAGATAGCTTCAGCCAATGGAGAACTGGTTGAAATACATTATATGCCCATGTGGAAGGGAAACGGACTTGATGATTTGCTCAGGGTGATTGCAAAAAGGATCAGGCCTGATATGGTCTCTGCGGTAATGACAGGAGAACTTGCAGACTGCTTTGAGAGCAAAAAAGAAGGTATCAGGTTCATAGCAGACCACATAGAAGAAGCATTCGACTGTCCTGTTCACTACATAAACCAGTCCGGTTATTTTGCACCCCTTGAGGATATCCCATCATTTGCAGCTGCCAACTGGGCAGCCTCCTCCAGGATGATAGCCCTGGAAAAGGGAGACTGTGTGTTTGTTGATATGGGAAGTACAACCACGGACATTATACCTGTTCTCAGTGGCCGCCATATGGCAGAAAATACTGATTTTAAGAGACTGCGTGCAAAACAGCTTGTATACACCGGCATACTCCGAACAAATATTGCAGCGCTGCTACCGTCTGTCATGCTCAGCTCAGGAGAATGTCTCACATCCTCAGAACTCTTTGCCACATCAGCTGATGCCTATATGCTGCTGGGGGACATTGACAGACATACTTACATTTCACAGACTGCTGATTGTGCTGGAAAGGACAGGATCAACTGTATGAGAAGGATCGCCAGGGTCGTGTGTGCAGACCTTACCGAAATATCTGAATCCGGGATAATGTCAATTGCAGGACAGGTGAAGGAGAAACAGAAATCCATCATTGGAGATGCAGTTGAAGAGGTTGCAGAGAAGTACGGGCTGAATAAGGTGATCTGTGCCGGTATTGGTGAGTTTCTGGTCTCTGAGGTCTGTCGGGAAAGGGGACTGGAATATGAACCTGCATCCAGGGTATGGGGCAGTGAGGTCTCAGGAGCATTTCCTGCCTATTCTGCTGCCAGACTGCTGGAAATGAAATATAATGAAAATAGCGAGAGATAA
- a CDS encoding amino acid kinase family protein, with amino-acid sequence MVSVIKLGGSLMEKAAEITDHLADEFGDEKILIVPGGGMFADSIRDVSGKYSLGQESSHWMAILAMEQYAYYLIDKTDINYTESLHNISEGVSVLLPYIAVRKLEQNEQKPELPHTWDVTSDSIAGWISYILGCREFIKATSVDGIYIRDRKVPEITVSDLKSLESSCTDNYLPTFIEKTGTSCIVVNGNHPERISAAIKGTEFEGTVIRGRI; translated from the coding sequence ATGGTATCAGTAATCAAGCTTGGAGGCAGCCTTATGGAAAAGGCTGCTGAAATCACAGACCATCTTGCAGATGAGTTTGGTGATGAAAAAATATTGATAGTACCAGGTGGAGGCATGTTTGCAGACAGCATCCGTGACGTATCCGGTAAATATTCCCTTGGCCAGGAATCTTCCCACTGGATGGCGATCCTTGCAATGGAACAGTATGCTTACTACCTTATCGATAAAACCGATATAAACTATACAGAATCACTCCATAATATATCAGAGGGGGTATCTGTCCTCCTGCCCTATATTGCAGTCAGAAAACTTGAGCAGAACGAACAGAAACCTGAACTTCCCCATACCTGGGATGTGACATCTGATTCCATTGCGGGGTGGATATCCTATATTCTTGGATGCAGGGAATTTATTAAAGCTACTTCAGTTGACGGAATATATATCAGAGACCGCAAGGTTCCTGAAATAACTGTATCTGATCTAAAGTCGCTTGAATCCAGCTGCACTGATAATTATCTTCCGACCTTTATTGAAAAAACAGGTACCAGCTGTATTGTGGTCAACGGGAACCATCCTGAAAGGATCTCTGCTGCCATAAAGGGAACTGAATTTGAGGGGACGGTTATAAGGGGAAGGATCTGA
- a CDS encoding HVO_2753 family zinc finger protein, protein MAKAEVKYCTSCAVSLADRGFVRFPCPSCGKELGRCVDCRQQSNEYYCPSCNFRGP, encoded by the coding sequence ATGGCAAAAGCAGAGGTTAAATACTGTACATCATGCGCAGTCAGTCTTGCAGACAGAGGGTTTGTAAGATTTCCATGCCCATCCTGCGGGAAAGAGCTTGGAAGATGCGTGGACTGCAGACAGCAGAGCAATGAATATTACTGTCCTTCATGCAATTTCAGAGGACCATAA
- a CDS encoding elongation factor 1-beta, producing the protein MGKVAATIKIMPEDVETDLNELRENIKAAVPEGAEFYTSEEKPIAFGIKALMVVVMVGDLEGGTETVEEAFSKVPGVESVQVVEVGRPI; encoded by the coding sequence ATGGGAAAAGTAGCAGCAACAATCAAGATCATGCCGGAAGACGTTGAAACTGACCTCAATGAACTCAGAGAGAATATCAAGGCTGCAGTGCCGGAAGGTGCAGAGTTTTATACATCTGAAGAAAAGCCCATAGCCTTTGGAATTAAAGCCCTGATGGTAGTTGTAATGGTAGGAGACCTTGAAGGCGGTACCGAGACCGTTGAAGAGGCATTCAGTAAAGTGCCAGGTGTTGAAAGCGTACAGGTAGTTGAGGTAGGCCGACCTATCTAA
- a CDS encoding sensor histidine kinase, with the protein MMKPEKENKGEPASRKIGNMNKPAHLSKPRRYALLGSMLVFIVLILVWWQAGIWYEDQLLDELEAQEIASLTLHGKALSGAIEHRLYILEGLAAFVLFNPSEDALEQNFEGFASNLYSGTEGVLYFTVAPAGVQQYIYPDAYENILKNSLTDDHKLQSDIQRAIQTEQVILSGPHGMQENNLSMVAIRAIYIDNTLWGFATMGFDVPFIFSEAGLDLPDHPNIAIRDAEGHVFYGDEAIFERNPVVQPIEIANNYWELAVLPEEGHATIEDRVLIFRGTGLIIILLLTLLAYLTINRQTRLSLEVRERTEELSKVNKEIMAANEMKDLFTDIMRHDLLNPANIIRGYTDVLLNMEDEDKKVKSLETIKRNNEKLINMIESAARFSKLESVEEIEFEKLDIVSVFREVIDNFRPQIEEKQMSIEFKPSGKYLTLANPVIEEVFANLLSNAIKYSPDEEKIIIDIRDYGEKWKVSITDFGVGIPDEDKPKLFERFKRVDKSGVKGTGLGLAIVKRIIDLHDGKVGVEDNPAGKGSVFWVTLNKA; encoded by the coding sequence ATGATGAAACCTGAAAAAGAAAATAAAGGAGAGCCTGCATCCAGAAAAATTGGGAACATGAATAAACCAGCGCATTTATCTAAACCACGCCGGTATGCGTTACTGGGCTCAATGCTGGTATTTATAGTTCTGATTCTGGTCTGGTGGCAGGCAGGAATCTGGTATGAGGATCAATTACTTGATGAACTGGAAGCACAGGAAATAGCTAGCCTTACTTTACATGGAAAGGCCCTATCTGGAGCCATTGAACACCGCTTATATATTCTTGAAGGATTAGCTGCATTTGTTTTGTTTAATCCATCAGAGGATGCTCTGGAACAGAATTTTGAGGGGTTTGCTTCCAATCTGTATTCCGGTACAGAGGGAGTTCTTTATTTCACCGTGGCACCAGCAGGTGTTCAGCAATATATTTACCCGGATGCTTATGAAAATATTCTGAAAAATAGCTTGACTGATGATCATAAATTACAGTCTGATATACAGAGAGCTATTCAAACAGAACAGGTAATACTTAGCGGTCCCCACGGTATGCAGGAAAATAATCTGAGCATGGTTGCGATAAGAGCAATTTATATAGATAATACCCTGTGGGGATTTGCAACCATGGGCTTTGATGTACCATTTATATTTAGTGAGGCTGGACTTGATCTGCCAGACCATCCCAACATTGCAATTCGAGATGCTGAGGGACATGTGTTCTACGGGGACGAAGCCATATTTGAACGCAATCCTGTTGTGCAGCCTATTGAGATTGCAAATAACTACTGGGAACTGGCAGTGTTGCCAGAAGAAGGACACGCCACAATTGAGGATAGAGTCCTCATTTTTAGAGGAACAGGTTTAATTATTATCCTTCTATTGACCCTGTTAGCATACCTGACCATAAATCGTCAAACACGTCTCTCTCTTGAAGTCAGAGAGCGTACAGAAGAATTATCTAAGGTAAATAAAGAAATAATGGCCGCCAATGAAATGAAGGATCTTTTTACAGATATTATGCGCCACGATTTGTTAAACCCTGCAAATATAATCAGAGGCTATACCGATGTTCTGCTCAATATGGAAGATGAAGATAAAAAGGTTAAGTCTCTGGAAACTATCAAGCGTAACAACGAAAAATTAATTAATATGATTGAAAGTGCAGCCAGATTCTCAAAACTGGAAAGTGTTGAAGAAATTGAATTTGAAAAATTGGATATTGTCTCCGTTTTTAGAGAAGTGATAGATAATTTCAGACCACAGATTGAAGAAAAGCAGATGAGCATTGAATTTAAACCTTCCGGAAAATACCTTACTCTGGCAAATCCAGTGATTGAAGAAGTATTTGCTAACCTATTATCCAATGCCATCAAATACAGTCCAGATGAAGAAAAGATAATCATTGACATTAGGGATTATGGAGAAAAATGGAAAGTAAGCATTACAGATTTTGGTGTCGGGATTCCAGATGAAGATAAGCCCAAATTATTTGAAAGGTTTAAAAGGGTGGATAAAAGCGGTGTAAAAGGAACAGGTCTTGGTCTTGCCATTGTGAAAAGAATAATTGACCTGCATGATGGAAAAGTGGGTGTGGAAGACAATCCTGCAGGAAAGGGGAGTGTTTTCTGGGTTACCCTGAACAAAGCTTGA
- a CDS encoding pyridoxamine 5'-phosphate oxidase family protein has protein sequence MNYDPKKTHLISRIREVLESQSLAGLATSSSDIPYLSLVAFAVTDDLRYILFSTDTNTRKYSNISKNPSISFLIDSRKNADSDLSSAVAITATGHVEWINEQEMDRFKGIFLGKHPQLRDFVDSNTTVLLRADIDKYIVVSNFSKVSELAMSD, from the coding sequence ATGAATTATGATCCGAAAAAGACACATCTGATATCCAGGATCAGGGAAGTTCTTGAAAGCCAGTCCCTTGCAGGCCTTGCAACCTCAAGCTCTGACATCCCCTATCTAAGTCTGGTAGCATTTGCAGTTACCGATGACCTGAGATACATTCTTTTTTCCACTGACACAAATACAAGAAAATATTCCAATATTTCTAAAAATCCCAGTATATCGTTTCTGATAGATAGCAGGAAAAATGCGGATAGCGATCTTTCCAGTGCGGTGGCAATTACTGCAACCGGACATGTTGAATGGATCAATGAACAGGAAATGGATAGGTTCAAGGGTATATTTTTAGGAAAGCATCCCCAATTAAGGGATTTTGTAGATTCCAATACAACGGTTCTCCTGAGAGCAGATATTGATAAGTATATAGTGGTAAGTAACTTCTCAAAAGTCAGTGAACTTGCAATGTCAGATTGA
- a CDS encoding YbgA family protein: MKNFPVPTVLVSRCLEFDSVRYDAKTIPSRIVKDLEPYVNYIKVCPEVEIGLGVPRDPIRIVKSAGEYRLIQPATGRDVTEEMDSFTDQFISRLPEVDGFIFKSGSPTIGIRNIKVYSGVKDAPVIEKSSGFFARKILTRYSGYPIEEDDRLRNNRIRHDFLTSLFTLAGFREVREKESARELARFHKENHYLFLMYSPQYFNEMEKIIQKLNDKPVLHLLDTYEAVLRKIFTIHPGPDSYIRIAGSIFSGFSNKVPADEVRYFERILDRYSRNLLGLDGLLEILKLYILGYDRTGAENDGLFSPYPEQLQTVIDENRDRNYWK; the protein is encoded by the coding sequence ATGAAGAACTTTCCAGTACCAACCGTGCTTGTCAGCAGATGCCTTGAATTCGATAGTGTCAGATATGATGCAAAGACCATACCTTCCAGGATTGTGAAAGACCTTGAACCCTATGTTAATTACATAAAGGTCTGTCCAGAGGTTGAAATAGGGCTCGGAGTCCCACGTGATCCGATACGCATCGTTAAATCTGCAGGAGAGTACAGGCTGATCCAGCCGGCAACAGGCAGGGATGTAACTGAAGAGATGGACAGCTTTACCGATCAGTTCATTTCCCGGTTACCTGAGGTGGACGGGTTCATATTCAAATCCGGGTCACCCACCATCGGTATCAGGAACATAAAGGTATACTCAGGTGTAAAAGATGCACCGGTTATTGAAAAATCCAGTGGTTTCTTTGCCAGGAAAATCCTGACAAGGTACAGTGGCTACCCGATCGAGGAAGATGACAGGCTGAGAAATAACAGAATCCGGCACGATTTCCTGACAAGTCTGTTCACACTTGCAGGTTTTAGAGAGGTCAGGGAGAAGGAGTCTGCCAGGGAACTGGCCAGGTTCCATAAAGAAAATCACTATCTTTTCCTGATGTACAGCCCGCAATATTTCAATGAGATGGAAAAGATCATCCAGAAACTGAATGATAAACCAGTTCTGCACCTGCTGGACACCTATGAGGCAGTTCTTAGAAAAATATTTACCATTCACCCTGGTCCGGATTCATATATCAGGATTGCAGGATCCATCTTTTCAGGCTTTTCCAATAAAGTGCCTGCAGATGAGGTCAGGTATTTTGAAAGGATACTGGACAGATATTCCCGCAACCTGCTGGGACTGGATGGTCTTCTTGAGATACTGAAACTGTATATACTCGGATATGATAGAACAGGAGCTGAAAATGACGGCTTATTTTCTCCCTATCCAGAACAGCTGCAGACAGTCATAGATGAGAACAGGGACAGAAATTACTGGAAATGA
- a CDS encoding hydantoinase B/oxoprolinase family protein: MTTDLVEMSMTTGKWQFWIDRGGTFTDIVAENPEGQLITHKLLSCNPEQYSDSSIQGIRDILGCDPDQEIPSGIIETIRMGTTIGTNALLERKGERTVLVTTRGFRDLLEIGYQNRPDIFALNILKTDQLYERVIEVDERYDASGRKIHRPNIESLKRKLEDAFSSGIRAVAVALMHAYRYPDHEIEIAEIARETGFTQISLSHRVSPLIRIINRAETAVVDAYLSPVLRRYTENISTVLGTSSNDGTRLMFMQSNGGLVDARSFQGKDCILSGPAGGIVGAVQTSRIAGFDRIISFDMGGTSTDVAHYRGEYERSFDNMIAGIHLQSPMMKIHTIAAGGGSVLHFDGERMKVGPDSAGSNPGPACYRMGGPLTVTDCNVMLGRIQADHFPHVFGPEGNMPLDEETVHDTFSRLAQEVTASTGRKYTPEEVAEGFLDVAVENMANAIKKISLQKGYDVKEYTLCCFGGAGGQHACRVADTLGIDTIFIHPYAGVLSAYGIGLADQREILEQAIEKKLREDVVEEVRDILSDLEKEGKNRLVQQNVMQDNIISVARMHIRYSGSDTNLQIELEDGMDQQSIASAFNRKHRQIFGFMDPERTPVIEAVSMEVIGTTERIAERVHETHENVECIPARKIRTYFYGQYHDTPIFLRNDLRPGCRIQGPSVIIEDTSTIVIEPGWEGEITQHNHIILRRVMPRFCDNIADTSADPVMLEIFNNRFMSIAEQMGYTLQNTSHSVNIKERRDFSCALFDRDGNLIANAPHIPVHIGSMSESVRSLIRNVPDMEDGDTYLINSPYQGGTHLPDITVITPVFDSRNERYAYVASRGHHADIGGKTPGSMPHDSRNIHEEGVLTSGLRIVRKRHFDGERVLQWLGSGPYPARKPLQNMADIRAQIAANEKGIIEFRKLVEQYSEEVISSYMKHVQDNAENEVRKVIDVLGNGSYSYRMDDGSIISVRITIDRTRGCACIDFTGTSVQSPGNFNAPASVCRAAVLYVFRTLVQSDIPLNDGCLRPLEIIIPEGSILDPEYPAAVVAGNVETSQCIVDTLFAALDIMAPSQGTMNNFTFGNDSYQYYETICGGAGAGPGFDGADAVHTHMTNSRITDPEVMEIRYPVMLEEFSIRKNSGGQGKYRGGNGTVRKVRFFEKMNATILSGHRKYPPSGLRGAGPGKCGVNRVIRRDGKVIEIGGSGSVLVEQGDLFLIETPGGGGYGEK, from the coding sequence ATGACCACAGATCTTGTTGAAATGAGCATGACTACCGGTAAATGGCAATTCTGGATAGATCGCGGAGGCACCTTTACTGATATTGTTGCAGAAAATCCTGAAGGACAGCTGATCACACATAAACTCCTCTCATGCAACCCTGAACAGTACAGTGATTCCTCAATCCAGGGTATCAGAGATATCCTGGGCTGTGATCCGGATCAGGAAATTCCTTCTGGAATAATAGAAACCATCAGAATGGGTACAACCATCGGCACCAATGCACTTCTGGAAAGGAAGGGAGAGAGAACAGTACTTGTAACTACCAGGGGTTTCAGGGACCTGCTGGAAATCGGGTACCAGAACAGACCTGACATTTTTGCACTCAATATCCTCAAAACAGATCAGCTGTATGAAAGGGTGATTGAGGTTGATGAAAGATATGATGCCAGTGGCAGGAAAATACACAGGCCAAATATAGAATCACTTAAAAGGAAACTCGAAGATGCATTCAGTTCAGGGATAAGAGCAGTTGCTGTTGCACTGATGCATGCATACAGGTACCCTGATCATGAAATTGAGATTGCAGAGATTGCCAGAGAAACAGGATTTACCCAGATATCACTGTCCCACAGGGTCAGCCCTCTTATCAGGATCATCAACCGTGCCGAGACTGCCGTGGTTGATGCTTATCTCTCACCTGTACTTAGAAGATATACTGAGAATATCAGCACTGTACTGGGAACCAGCAGTAATGATGGAACACGCCTTATGTTCATGCAATCCAATGGCGGACTTGTGGATGCCAGATCATTTCAGGGTAAGGACTGTATCCTCTCAGGGCCTGCAGGAGGAATTGTGGGAGCAGTCCAGACCTCGCGGATTGCAGGTTTTGACAGGATCATCAGTTTTGATATGGGAGGAACATCCACAGATGTTGCACATTACAGGGGAGAATATGAAAGAAGTTTTGATAACATGATCGCAGGCATTCATCTCCAGTCACCGATGATGAAGATACATACCATAGCAGCTGGAGGGGGCTCAGTCCTTCATTTTGATGGTGAACGTATGAAGGTGGGCCCTGATTCTGCAGGATCAAACCCGGGTCCTGCCTGCTATCGCATGGGTGGTCCGCTTACAGTCACAGACTGCAATGTCATGCTGGGCAGAATCCAGGCAGACCATTTTCCCCATGTGTTCGGGCCGGAAGGCAACATGCCACTGGATGAGGAGACAGTACATGATACGTTCAGCAGGCTTGCACAGGAGGTAACAGCTTCCACAGGCAGGAAATATACACCAGAGGAGGTGGCAGAAGGTTTTCTGGATGTGGCTGTTGAGAACATGGCAAATGCCATCAAGAAGATCTCGCTGCAGAAGGGATATGATGTGAAAGAATATACCCTGTGCTGTTTTGGAGGTGCAGGGGGCCAGCATGCATGCAGGGTTGCAGATACTCTAGGTATTGATACTATATTCATTCATCCGTATGCAGGAGTTCTTTCAGCCTATGGAATCGGGCTGGCAGACCAGAGAGAGATACTGGAGCAGGCAATTGAAAAAAAACTAAGGGAAGATGTGGTTGAAGAGGTAAGGGATATACTGTCCGATCTTGAGAAAGAGGGTAAAAACCGGCTTGTCCAGCAGAATGTCATGCAGGATAACATAATATCTGTTGCCAGGATGCATATCAGGTACAGTGGTTCAGATACCAACCTGCAGATCGAACTTGAGGATGGTATGGATCAGCAGTCCATAGCATCCGCCTTTAACAGAAAACACAGGCAGATCTTCGGGTTCATGGACCCTGAAAGAACACCTGTTATTGAGGCTGTATCAATGGAGGTGATAGGTACCACTGAAAGAATAGCTGAAAGGGTTCATGAGACACATGAGAATGTGGAGTGCATACCCGCCAGAAAGATCAGGACCTATTTTTACGGACAGTACCATGATACACCGATATTCCTGCGAAATGATCTAAGACCCGGGTGCAGAATACAGGGACCTTCAGTGATCATAGAGGATACATCAACCATAGTGATAGAGCCTGGATGGGAGGGTGAGATCACACAGCACAATCATATTATCCTCAGGCGGGTAATGCCCCGATTTTGTGACAATATTGCAGATACTTCAGCCGACCCTGTAATGCTTGAGATATTCAATAACAGATTCATGTCCATTGCCGAGCAGATGGGATACACTCTCCAGAACACTTCACATTCTGTCAATATCAAGGAACGGCGGGACTTTTCATGTGCACTGTTTGACAGAGATGGAAACCTGATAGCAAATGCTCCACACATTCCTGTGCATATAGGATCAATGAGCGAATCTGTCAGATCACTTATCAGAAACGTGCCTGATATGGAAGATGGAGATACCTATCTGATAAACTCTCCCTATCAGGGAGGTACTCATCTTCCTGATATCACTGTAATTACTCCTGTATTTGATAGCAGGAATGAGAGATATGCATATGTGGCTTCCAGAGGTCATCATGCAGATATCGGGGGAAAGACTCCAGGTTCTATGCCACATGATAGCAGGAACATACATGAAGAAGGTGTCCTGACCAGCGGTCTCAGGATTGTCCGGAAGAGGCATTTCGATGGTGAAAGGGTGCTTCAATGGCTGGGCTCAGGTCCCTATCCTGCAAGAAAACCATTGCAGAACATGGCAGATATCAGGGCACAGATAGCTGCAAACGAAAAGGGGATTATTGAATTCCGGAAGCTGGTTGAGCAGTATTCAGAGGAGGTCATTTCATCCTATATGAAGCATGTACAGGACAATGCAGAAAATGAAGTGCGAAAGGTCATAGATGTTCTGGGCAACGGATCATATTCATACAGGATGGATGATGGAAGTATCATCAGTGTAAGGATAACAATAGATAGAACCAGAGGATGTGCATGCATTGATTTTACAGGAACTTCTGTCCAGTCTCCAGGAAATTTCAATGCACCGGCATCGGTATGCAGGGCAGCTGTACTGTATGTGTTCAGAACCCTGGTACAATCAGATATACCATTAAATGATGGGTGTCTCAGACCACTTGAGATAATAATTCCTGAAGGCTCCATACTGGATCCTGAATATCCGGCAGCTGTGGTTGCAGGAAATGTGGAGACCTCACAGTGTATAGTTGATACACTCTTTGCAGCTCTGGATATTATGGCACCCTCCCAGGGAACCATGAACAATTTCACCTTTGGCAATGATTCATATCAGTATTATGAGACCATCTGCGGCGGTGCTGGGGCAGGGCCGGGGTTTGATGGAGCAGATGCAGTCCATACCCATATGACAAATTCCCGGATAACAGATCCTGAGGTCATGGAAATAAGATACCCTGTCATGCTGGAAGAGTTCTCCATCAGGAAGAACAGCGGTGGCCAGGGAAAGTACAGGGGAGGGAATGGAACAGTCAGAAAGGTCCGGTTTTTTGAAAAAATGAACGCAACCATACTCTCAGGTCACAGAAAATACCCGCCTTCCGGGCTCAGGGGAGCAGGACCTGGAAAATGCGGAGTAAACCGGGTAATTCGAAGGGACGGGAAGGTGATCGAGATTGGAGGAAGTGGAAGTGTTCTGGTAGAACAGGGAGATCTGTTCCTGATAGAGACTCCCGGTGGAGGCGGATATGGAGAGAAATGA
- a CDS encoding MATE family efflux transporter produces MDRTEMLGQENVKTLIIRLATPAIIGLMVQAIYNLVDTIFIGRGLGEDSVLGIAGISVAFPVQMLMMAIALGVGIGGASVISRSLGSGRREYAERTVGNMVTMILFSSLVFTALAIYYIEPILTLFGASETVLPFATDYTYYILLGTVFFTFSAAMSNAIRAEGNTIFAMMILVVSSVANIILNPLFIFELGMGIKGAAIATVISQIIGTLMVLYYYFSGRAEVPFYFSNLAPHTGIIKESSYIGTSESMFNVVESLLFLLFNQSLLHYGGDLGIAVFGIVIKVFMLTLMPIIGLKQAIQPIFGYNYGATNYLRIRQTMTIATYMATALCFLSMIIVFLIPEQIIGLFSNDPDLIEMGVPAIIICYLMMPFIGVQIIATALLQSLGKSLESLVLILSRQVIFLPPLVLLLPLQFGLTGIWIAFPLSDLLAFVVALFMMRRESKKMEIL; encoded by the coding sequence ATGGACAGAACCGAGATGCTGGGGCAGGAGAATGTAAAAACCCTTATTATCAGGCTTGCCACCCCTGCAATTATAGGACTGATGGTGCAGGCCATATACAATCTGGTGGATACAATATTTATTGGAAGGGGTCTTGGAGAGGACAGTGTCCTGGGTATTGCAGGAATATCTGTTGCCTTTCCTGTCCAGATGCTGATGATGGCCATTGCACTTGGTGTGGGTATAGGGGGAGCCTCGGTGATCTCAAGGTCACTGGGTTCTGGAAGACGGGAGTATGCAGAGAGAACTGTGGGAAACATGGTGACCATGATACTCTTCTCCAGTCTGGTCTTCACAGCCCTTGCAATCTATTATATTGAGCCAATCCTCACACTTTTTGGAGCATCTGAGACTGTACTGCCCTTTGCCACGGATTACACATATTATATCCTGCTTGGAACGGTCTTTTTTACATTTTCTGCTGCAATGAGCAATGCCATAAGGGCTGAAGGGAATACCATATTTGCCATGATGATACTGGTTGTGTCCAGTGTTGCCAACATTATCCTCAACCCCCTGTTCATCTTTGAGCTTGGTATGGGAATTAAGGGTGCAGCAATTGCCACTGTGATCTCACAGATCATCGGTACCCTGATGGTACTCTATTACTATTTCTCTGGAAGGGCTGAAGTACCATTCTATTTCAGTAATCTGGCACCACATACTGGAATTATCAAAGAGTCAAGCTATATAGGAACCTCGGAGTCAATGTTTAATGTGGTGGAAAGCCTGCTGTTTCTTCTGTTCAACCAGAGCCTGCTACATTACGGCGGTGATCTGGGTATTGCAGTGTTTGGAATCGTGATCAAGGTATTCATGCTGACACTGATGCCGATCATAGGCCTCAAGCAGGCAATCCAGCCCATATTCGGATACAACTACGGAGCCACAAATTACCTGCGTATCAGGCAGACAATGACCATTGCCACTTATATGGCAACTGCCCTGTGTTTCCTGAGCATGATTATTGTGTTCCTGATACCCGAACAGATCATAGGACTGTTCAGCAATGATCCTGATCTGATAGAAATGGGTGTACCTGCAATCATCATTTGTTATCTCATGATGCCGTTTATAGGAGTACAGATAATTGCAACAGCACTGCTCCAATCCCTTGGAAAGTCACTGGAATCCCTTGTCCTGATACTCTCAAGACAGGTCATCTTCCTGCCACCCCTGGTCCTGCTGCTGCCACTGCAGTTTGGATTGACAGGAATATGGATTGCATTTCCCCTCTCAGACCTGCTTGCATTTGTGGTGGCACTGTTCATGATGCGAAGGGAATCAAAGAAAATGGAAATACTTTAA